Proteins from a single region of Hordeum vulgare subsp. vulgare chromosome 6H, MorexV3_pseudomolecules_assembly, whole genome shotgun sequence:
- the LOC123402357 gene encoding receptor like protein kinase S.2-like isoform X1 encodes MVIGLVIALVALAAGWFWHRRYMSRWQHKMQDLPKRKEIGGHPHRRSLAPISLNPTTIAIGDIASNKGHNTPKQRLQEGIAAPKQVKHMGQIQVIPGTSNATTTPSTASIEKENGQQSYSKVDVPRSFPYEELSQATGNFNENRKLGEGASGAVYEGTLAGIDTSVAIKRIKETSSDQTKKAFVNEIKIMSQLHHRNILSLKGWCEEDKHLLLIYEIMENGSLEDHLYPENGAMDTAVYGETDNDARPASHLSWLVRHNIIIGIASGLAYLHKECRVVIVHRDLKPANVMLDRNWNAKLVDFGLVTQLSHTQTSRNMDNIRGTRAYIDPAYLESGKVSEQCDVYSLGVVLLEIVCGTKPSILQSSDKHSLIEMVQDCDRSNRILDAADKGLRGQFDKKIEAVLRLGLQCVLPDHHNRPHAGRVRDRLMELLENGKVAFSTPQPSEEQFGTRTVTPVPAASLPAGWFWRGRHKSQRKHKTQGTSTEKENGQQSYSEVNVPRHFTYEELAQATSNFNEYRKLGEGAFGAVYGGTLAGIDRTVAIKKIRETTSNQTKMAFHNEIKIMRQMHHRNILSLKGWCEEDKHLLVIYEMTENGSLEDLLYPKNGAMDTAVHFGTYNNTRPSSPLSWLTRRNILIGIASGLAYLHNECPAAIVHRDLKPANVMLDRNWNAKLADFGLVTQVRHTETSRFTDNVIGTRSYIDPAYMDTGKVSGQCDVYSLGVVLLETICGEKPIILQGGNKNSLIEKVRECDDNNRILDAADKGLKGQFDKEIKAALRLGLQCVSPDNRPHAGRVRDRLTKLLEYGNTSEETKEASTVNLEALSRRCILQGEGSIMATQTYGFDEAPQSAGSMLSSSSRDNDMASKLQNTTCLTIRVLQEITDNFSEKRKIGQGACGKVYRAELQNGKEIAVKVLYNNVVMIDDVQFQREFENLMRLEHHNIVRLVGYCYETQHQPIQHMGGIVFAEMTYKALCFEYMQNGSLEEHLSDEGDGLEWHTCYNIIKGAWKGLQYLHKGSDKPIYHLDLKPGNILLDKNMVPKLADFGLSKLMGDQQSIITKTLMGTIGYMPKEYFIGNIVSNKFDIFSLGVVMIKIIAGREGHSKSVDMSRRKFLDLVQRNWRDKMQETCLARRLLEAYCKQVNVCTEIALSCMDTDRHKRPNIVDIIHQLNGTEAVIDRVRSDALTRSEVALGHDTTRASRRGGGDAAHRLGTAWGWRWREQRKL; translated from the exons AAG ACTTACCAAAAAGAAAGGAAATTGGAGGCCATCCACATAGGAGAAGCCTCGCGCCAATATCTCTAAATCCTACCACCATAGCAATAGGCGATATAGCATCAAACAAAGGGCACAACACACCAAAAcaacgccttcaagaaggaattGCCGCTCCAAAACAAG TGAAGCATATGGGCCAGATTCAAGTAATACCCGGCACCTCCAATGCAACCACCACACCCTCGACTGCAAGCATAG AAAAGGAAAATGGTCAACAAAGTTATTCCAAAGTAGATGTTCCAAGGAGTTTCCCTTATGAGGAATTGTCACAAGCAACAGGTAacttcaacgagaacagaaagctTGGAGAGGGTGCTTCTGGTGCTGTCTACGAAGGTACACTTGCAGGCATAGATACAAGCGTGGCAATAAAAAGGATCAAGGAAACGTCATCAGATCAAACAAAAAAGGCCTTTGTTAACGAAATTAAAATAATGAGCCAGCTGCATCATCGGAACATTTTAAGTCTAAAGGGTTGGTGTGAGGAAGACAAACATCTACTGCTTATCTATGAAATAATGGAGAACGGTAGCCTTGAGGACCATCTTTACCCGGAGAATGGTGCCATGGATACTGCAGTTTATGGTGAAACAGACAATGACGCACGTCCGGCTTCACACCTAAGTTGGTTGGTAAG GCACAACATAATAATTGGTATAGCCTCCGGTCTAGCATACCTCCATAAGGAATGTCGGGTTGTCATTGTGCATAGGGATCTCAAGCCAGCTAATGTAATGCTGGACAGGAACTGGAATGCTAAACTGGTCGACTTTGGGCTGGTGACGCAACTCAGTCATACCCAAACCTCGCGTAATATGGACAATATCCGTGGGACTAGAGCATACATCGACCCCGCATATCTGGAGAGTGGCAAGGTATCTGAGCAATGTGATGTCTACAGCTTAGGCGTGGTACTGCTTGAGATTGTCTGTGgtacaaaaccatccatcctgcaAAGTAGTGATAAGCACAGCCTTATTGAGATGGTCCAGGACTGTGATCGGAGCAACAGAATTCTTGATGCAGCTGATAAAGGGCTCAGGGGGCAGTTCGATAAGAAGATCGAAGCTGTGTTGCGGCTCGGGCTCCAGTGTGTCCTCCCAGATCACCATAATCGTCCACATGCTGGAAGAGTGAGGGATCGCTTAATGGAGCTGCTGGAGAACGGGAAGGTAGCTTTCTCAACCCCCCAACCAAGTGAAGAGCAATTCG GTACTCGTACAGTTACACCAGTTCCGGCGGCTTCATTACCAGCAGGTTGGTTTTGGCGCGGCAGACACAAGTCACAGAGAAAACATAAAACACAAGGTACAAGCACAG AAAAGGAAAATGGTCAACAAAGTTATTCAGAAGTGAACGTTCCAAGGCATTTTACTTATGAGGAATTGGCACAAGCAACTAGTAACTTCAACGAGTATAGAAAGCTTGGAGAGGGTGCTTTTGGTGCTGTCTATGGAGGTACACTTGCAGGCATAGATAGGACTGTGGCGATTAAAAAGATCCGAGAAACAACATCAAACCAAACAAAAATGGCCTTTCATAATGAAATTAAAATTATGAGGCAGATGCATCATCGGAACATTTTAAGTCTAAAGGGTTGGTGTGAGGAAGACAAGCATCTACTGGTCATCTACGAAATGACGGAGAACGGTAGCCTTGAGGACCTTCTTTACCCTAAGAATGGTGCCATGGATACGGCAGTTCATTTTGGAACATACAATAACACACGTCCATCTTCACCCCTAAGTTGGTTGACAAG GCGCAATATACTAATTGGTATAGCCTCTGGTCTAGCATACCTCCATAATGAATGTCCGGCTGCCATCGTGCATAGGGATCTCAAGCCAGCTAATGTAATGCTGGACAGGAACTGGAATGCTAAACTGGCCGATTTTGGGCTGGTGACGCAAGTCAGGCATACCGAAACCTCACGCTTTACGGACAATGTCATCGGGACAAGATCATATATCGATCCAGCTTATATGGACACAGGCAAAGTATCTGGGCAATGTGATGTCTACAGCTTAGGCGTGGTGTTGCTTGAAACTATTTGCGGTGAAAAGCCAATCATCCTGCAAGGTGGCAACAAGAACAGCCTTATTGAGAAAGTCCGAGAATGTGATGATAACAATAGAATTCTCGATGCAGCCGACAAAGGTCTCAAGGGGCAGTTCGACAAGGAGATCAAAGCTGCGTTGCGGCTCGGGCTCCAGTGTGTCTCCCCAGATAATCGTCCACATGCCGGAAGAGTGAGGGATCGCTTAACGAAACTGCTGGAGTATGGGAATACATCAGAAGAAACTAAAGAAGCTAGCACCGTGAACCTGGAGGCTTTATCTCGCAG GTGCATACTGCAAGGTGAAGGATCGATAATGGCAACTCAAACCTATGGATTCGATGAAGCCCCACAGTCCGCAGGCTCTATGCTCTCCAGCTCAAG CAGAGACAATGACATGGCTAGCAAATTGCAAAATACAACATGTCTAACGATCCGAGTACTGCAAGAAATCACCGATAATTTCTCCGAGAAGCGGAAAATTGGCCAAGGCGCTTGTGGAAAGGTCTATCGG GCAGAGCTTCAAAACGGAAAAGAAATTGCTGTGAAGGTTCTTTACAATAATGTGGTAATGATTGATGATGTACAATTCCAACGTGAATTTGAAAACCTTATGAGGCTGGAGCATCACAACATTGTAAGGTTAGTTGGCTATTGCTATGAAACACAACATCAACCTATTCAGCACATGGGAGGAATAGTTTTTGCTGAAATGACATACAAAGCGCTCTGTTTCGAGTATATGCAAAATGGAAGCCTTGAAGAACACCTTTCTG ATGAAGGTGATGGACTTGAGTGGCACACATGTTACAACATTATCAAGGGGGCCTGGAAGGGTTTACAATACCTTCATAAAGGATCTGATAAACCAATTTACCATTTAGACCTGAAACCAGGCAATATATTGTTAGACAAGAACATGGTACCAAAGCTTGCGGATTTTGGTTTATCAAAGCTCATGGGTGATCAACAATCCATAATCACAAAAACTCTTATGGGAACAAT TGGATACATGCCAAAGGAATACTTCATTGGAAACATCGTGTCGAACAAGTTTGACATATTCAGCTTGGGTGTTGTAATGATAAAGATAATTGCAGGCCGTGAAGGCCATTCAAAAAGTGTCGACATGTCCCGCCGGAAGTTTCTTGATCTG GTACAAAGAAACTGGAGGGACAAGATGCAGGAAACATGTCTAGCTAGGAGGCTGCTGGAAGCATACTGCAAACAAGTTAACGTGTGCACTGAGATTGCACTGAGTTGCATGGATACTGATAGACACAAAAGGCCAAATATAGTGGATATCATCCATCAACTAAATGGCACCGAAGCTGTGATTGACAGG GTGAGGTCGGACGCATTGACAAGAAGCGAAGTGGCTTTAGGTCATGACACCACAAGGGCATCACGAAGAGGTGGAGGAGATGCCGCGCACCGGCTCGGCACGGCATGGGGATGGAGATGGAGAGAACAACGAAAGCTGTAG
- the LOC123402357 gene encoding receptor like protein kinase S.2-like isoform X4, producing the protein MVIGLVIALVALAAGWFWHRRYMSRWQHKMQDLPKRKEIGGHPHRRSLAPISLNPTTIAIGDIASNKGHNTPKQRLQEGIAAPKQVKHMGQIQVIPGTSNATTTPSTASIEKENGQQSYSKVDVPRSFPYEELSQATGNFNENRKLGEGASGAVYEGTLAGIDTSVAIKRIKETSSDQTKKAFVNEIKIMSQLHHRNILSLKGWCEEDKHLLLIYEIMENGSLEDHLYPENGAMDTAVYGETDNDARPASHLSWLVRNWNAKLVDFGLVTQLSHTQTSRNMDNIRGTRAYIDPAYLESGKVSEQCDVYSLGVVLLEIVCGTKPSILQSSDKHSLIEMVQDCDRSNRILDAADKGLRGQFDKKIEAVLRLGLQCVLPDHHNRPHAGRVRDRLMELLENGKVAFSTPQPSEEQFGTRTVTPVPAASLPAGWFWRGRHKSQRKHKTQGTSTEKENGQQSYSEVNVPRHFTYEELAQATSNFNEYRKLGEGAFGAVYGGTLAGIDRTVAIKKIRETTSNQTKMAFHNEIKIMRQMHHRNILSLKGWCEEDKHLLVIYEMTENGSLEDLLYPKNGAMDTAVHFGTYNNTRPSSPLSWLTRRNILIGIASGLAYLHNECPAAIVHRDLKPANVMLDRNWNAKLADFGLVTQVRHTETSRFTDNVIGTRSYIDPAYMDTGKVSGQCDVYSLGVVLLETICGEKPIILQGGNKNSLIEKVRECDDNNRILDAADKGLKGQFDKEIKAALRLGLQCVSPDNRPHAGRVRDRLTKLLEYGNTSEETKEASTVNLEALSRRCILQGEGSIMATQTYGFDEAPQSAGSMLSSSSRDNDMASKLQNTTCLTIRVLQEITDNFSEKRKIGQGACGKVYRAELQNGKEIAVKVLYNNVVMIDDVQFQREFENLMRLEHHNIVRLVGYCYETQHQPIQHMGGIVFAEMTYKALCFEYMQNGSLEEHLSDEGDGLEWHTCYNIIKGAWKGLQYLHKGSDKPIYHLDLKPGNILLDKNMVPKLADFGLSKLMGDQQSIITKTLMGTIGYMPKEYFIGNIVSNKFDIFSLGVVMIKIIAGREGHSKSVDMSRRKFLDLVQRNWRDKMQETCLARRLLEAYCKQVNVCTEIALSCMDTDRHKRPNIVDIIHQLNGTEAVIDRVRSDALTRSEVALGHDTTRASRRGGGDAAHRLGTAWGWRWREQRKL; encoded by the exons AAG ACTTACCAAAAAGAAAGGAAATTGGAGGCCATCCACATAGGAGAAGCCTCGCGCCAATATCTCTAAATCCTACCACCATAGCAATAGGCGATATAGCATCAAACAAAGGGCACAACACACCAAAAcaacgccttcaagaaggaattGCCGCTCCAAAACAAG TGAAGCATATGGGCCAGATTCAAGTAATACCCGGCACCTCCAATGCAACCACCACACCCTCGACTGCAAGCATAG AAAAGGAAAATGGTCAACAAAGTTATTCCAAAGTAGATGTTCCAAGGAGTTTCCCTTATGAGGAATTGTCACAAGCAACAGGTAacttcaacgagaacagaaagctTGGAGAGGGTGCTTCTGGTGCTGTCTACGAAGGTACACTTGCAGGCATAGATACAAGCGTGGCAATAAAAAGGATCAAGGAAACGTCATCAGATCAAACAAAAAAGGCCTTTGTTAACGAAATTAAAATAATGAGCCAGCTGCATCATCGGAACATTTTAAGTCTAAAGGGTTGGTGTGAGGAAGACAAACATCTACTGCTTATCTATGAAATAATGGAGAACGGTAGCCTTGAGGACCATCTTTACCCGGAGAATGGTGCCATGGATACTGCAGTTTATGGTGAAACAGACAATGACGCACGTCCGGCTTCACACCTAAGTTGGTTGGTAAG GAACTGGAATGCTAAACTGGTCGACTTTGGGCTGGTGACGCAACTCAGTCATACCCAAACCTCGCGTAATATGGACAATATCCGTGGGACTAGAGCATACATCGACCCCGCATATCTGGAGAGTGGCAAGGTATCTGAGCAATGTGATGTCTACAGCTTAGGCGTGGTACTGCTTGAGATTGTCTGTGgtacaaaaccatccatcctgcaAAGTAGTGATAAGCACAGCCTTATTGAGATGGTCCAGGACTGTGATCGGAGCAACAGAATTCTTGATGCAGCTGATAAAGGGCTCAGGGGGCAGTTCGATAAGAAGATCGAAGCTGTGTTGCGGCTCGGGCTCCAGTGTGTCCTCCCAGATCACCATAATCGTCCACATGCTGGAAGAGTGAGGGATCGCTTAATGGAGCTGCTGGAGAACGGGAAGGTAGCTTTCTCAACCCCCCAACCAAGTGAAGAGCAATTCG GTACTCGTACAGTTACACCAGTTCCGGCGGCTTCATTACCAGCAGGTTGGTTTTGGCGCGGCAGACACAAGTCACAGAGAAAACATAAAACACAAGGTACAAGCACAG AAAAGGAAAATGGTCAACAAAGTTATTCAGAAGTGAACGTTCCAAGGCATTTTACTTATGAGGAATTGGCACAAGCAACTAGTAACTTCAACGAGTATAGAAAGCTTGGAGAGGGTGCTTTTGGTGCTGTCTATGGAGGTACACTTGCAGGCATAGATAGGACTGTGGCGATTAAAAAGATCCGAGAAACAACATCAAACCAAACAAAAATGGCCTTTCATAATGAAATTAAAATTATGAGGCAGATGCATCATCGGAACATTTTAAGTCTAAAGGGTTGGTGTGAGGAAGACAAGCATCTACTGGTCATCTACGAAATGACGGAGAACGGTAGCCTTGAGGACCTTCTTTACCCTAAGAATGGTGCCATGGATACGGCAGTTCATTTTGGAACATACAATAACACACGTCCATCTTCACCCCTAAGTTGGTTGACAAG GCGCAATATACTAATTGGTATAGCCTCTGGTCTAGCATACCTCCATAATGAATGTCCGGCTGCCATCGTGCATAGGGATCTCAAGCCAGCTAATGTAATGCTGGACAGGAACTGGAATGCTAAACTGGCCGATTTTGGGCTGGTGACGCAAGTCAGGCATACCGAAACCTCACGCTTTACGGACAATGTCATCGGGACAAGATCATATATCGATCCAGCTTATATGGACACAGGCAAAGTATCTGGGCAATGTGATGTCTACAGCTTAGGCGTGGTGTTGCTTGAAACTATTTGCGGTGAAAAGCCAATCATCCTGCAAGGTGGCAACAAGAACAGCCTTATTGAGAAAGTCCGAGAATGTGATGATAACAATAGAATTCTCGATGCAGCCGACAAAGGTCTCAAGGGGCAGTTCGACAAGGAGATCAAAGCTGCGTTGCGGCTCGGGCTCCAGTGTGTCTCCCCAGATAATCGTCCACATGCCGGAAGAGTGAGGGATCGCTTAACGAAACTGCTGGAGTATGGGAATACATCAGAAGAAACTAAAGAAGCTAGCACCGTGAACCTGGAGGCTTTATCTCGCAG GTGCATACTGCAAGGTGAAGGATCGATAATGGCAACTCAAACCTATGGATTCGATGAAGCCCCACAGTCCGCAGGCTCTATGCTCTCCAGCTCAAG CAGAGACAATGACATGGCTAGCAAATTGCAAAATACAACATGTCTAACGATCCGAGTACTGCAAGAAATCACCGATAATTTCTCCGAGAAGCGGAAAATTGGCCAAGGCGCTTGTGGAAAGGTCTATCGG GCAGAGCTTCAAAACGGAAAAGAAATTGCTGTGAAGGTTCTTTACAATAATGTGGTAATGATTGATGATGTACAATTCCAACGTGAATTTGAAAACCTTATGAGGCTGGAGCATCACAACATTGTAAGGTTAGTTGGCTATTGCTATGAAACACAACATCAACCTATTCAGCACATGGGAGGAATAGTTTTTGCTGAAATGACATACAAAGCGCTCTGTTTCGAGTATATGCAAAATGGAAGCCTTGAAGAACACCTTTCTG ATGAAGGTGATGGACTTGAGTGGCACACATGTTACAACATTATCAAGGGGGCCTGGAAGGGTTTACAATACCTTCATAAAGGATCTGATAAACCAATTTACCATTTAGACCTGAAACCAGGCAATATATTGTTAGACAAGAACATGGTACCAAAGCTTGCGGATTTTGGTTTATCAAAGCTCATGGGTGATCAACAATCCATAATCACAAAAACTCTTATGGGAACAAT TGGATACATGCCAAAGGAATACTTCATTGGAAACATCGTGTCGAACAAGTTTGACATATTCAGCTTGGGTGTTGTAATGATAAAGATAATTGCAGGCCGTGAAGGCCATTCAAAAAGTGTCGACATGTCCCGCCGGAAGTTTCTTGATCTG GTACAAAGAAACTGGAGGGACAAGATGCAGGAAACATGTCTAGCTAGGAGGCTGCTGGAAGCATACTGCAAACAAGTTAACGTGTGCACTGAGATTGCACTGAGTTGCATGGATACTGATAGACACAAAAGGCCAAATATAGTGGATATCATCCATCAACTAAATGGCACCGAAGCTGTGATTGACAGG GTGAGGTCGGACGCATTGACAAGAAGCGAAGTGGCTTTAGGTCATGACACCACAAGGGCATCACGAAGAGGTGGAGGAGATGCCGCGCACCGGCTCGGCACGGCATGGGGATGGAGATGGAGAGAACAACGAAAGCTGTAG
- the LOC123402357 gene encoding receptor like protein kinase S.2-like isoform X3, whose protein sequence is MVIGLVIALVALAAGWFWHRRYMSRWQHKMQDLPKRKEIGGHPHRRSLAPISLNPTTIAIGDIASNKGHNTPKQRLQEGIAAPKQVKHMGQIQVIPGTSNATTTPSTASIEKENGQQSYSKVDVPRSFPYEELSQATGNFNENRKLGEGASGAVYEGTLAGIDTSVAIKRIKETSSDQTKKAFVNEIKIMSQLHHRNILSLKGWCEEDKHLLLIYEIMENGSLEDHLYPENGAMDTAVYGETDNDARPASHLSWLVRHNIIIGIASGLAYLHKECRVVIVHRDLKPANVMLDRNWNAKLVDFGLVTQLSHTQTSRNMDNIRGTRAYIDPAYLESGKVSEQCDVYSLGVVLLEIVCGTKPSILQSSDKHSLIEMVQDCDRSNRILDAADKGLRGQFDKKIEAVLRLGLQCVLPDHHNRPHAGRVRDRLMELLENGKVAFSTPQPSEEQFGTRTVTPVPAASLPAGWFWRGRHKSQRKHKTQEKENGQQSYSEVNVPRHFTYEELAQATSNFNEYRKLGEGAFGAVYGGTLAGIDRTVAIKKIRETTSNQTKMAFHNEIKIMRQMHHRNILSLKGWCEEDKHLLVIYEMTENGSLEDLLYPKNGAMDTAVHFGTYNNTRPSSPLSWLTRRNILIGIASGLAYLHNECPAAIVHRDLKPANVMLDRNWNAKLADFGLVTQVRHTETSRFTDNVIGTRSYIDPAYMDTGKVSGQCDVYSLGVVLLETICGEKPIILQGGNKNSLIEKVRECDDNNRILDAADKGLKGQFDKEIKAALRLGLQCVSPDNRPHAGRVRDRLTKLLEYGNTSEETKEASTVNLEALSRRCILQGEGSIMATQTYGFDEAPQSAGSMLSSSSRDNDMASKLQNTTCLTIRVLQEITDNFSEKRKIGQGACGKVYRAELQNGKEIAVKVLYNNVVMIDDVQFQREFENLMRLEHHNIVRLVGYCYETQHQPIQHMGGIVFAEMTYKALCFEYMQNGSLEEHLSDEGDGLEWHTCYNIIKGAWKGLQYLHKGSDKPIYHLDLKPGNILLDKNMVPKLADFGLSKLMGDQQSIITKTLMGTIGYMPKEYFIGNIVSNKFDIFSLGVVMIKIIAGREGHSKSVDMSRRKFLDLVQRNWRDKMQETCLARRLLEAYCKQVNVCTEIALSCMDTDRHKRPNIVDIIHQLNGTEAVIDRVRSDALTRSEVALGHDTTRASRRGGGDAAHRLGTAWGWRWREQRKL, encoded by the exons AAG ACTTACCAAAAAGAAAGGAAATTGGAGGCCATCCACATAGGAGAAGCCTCGCGCCAATATCTCTAAATCCTACCACCATAGCAATAGGCGATATAGCATCAAACAAAGGGCACAACACACCAAAAcaacgccttcaagaaggaattGCCGCTCCAAAACAAG TGAAGCATATGGGCCAGATTCAAGTAATACCCGGCACCTCCAATGCAACCACCACACCCTCGACTGCAAGCATAG AAAAGGAAAATGGTCAACAAAGTTATTCCAAAGTAGATGTTCCAAGGAGTTTCCCTTATGAGGAATTGTCACAAGCAACAGGTAacttcaacgagaacagaaagctTGGAGAGGGTGCTTCTGGTGCTGTCTACGAAGGTACACTTGCAGGCATAGATACAAGCGTGGCAATAAAAAGGATCAAGGAAACGTCATCAGATCAAACAAAAAAGGCCTTTGTTAACGAAATTAAAATAATGAGCCAGCTGCATCATCGGAACATTTTAAGTCTAAAGGGTTGGTGTGAGGAAGACAAACATCTACTGCTTATCTATGAAATAATGGAGAACGGTAGCCTTGAGGACCATCTTTACCCGGAGAATGGTGCCATGGATACTGCAGTTTATGGTGAAACAGACAATGACGCACGTCCGGCTTCACACCTAAGTTGGTTGGTAAG GCACAACATAATAATTGGTATAGCCTCCGGTCTAGCATACCTCCATAAGGAATGTCGGGTTGTCATTGTGCATAGGGATCTCAAGCCAGCTAATGTAATGCTGGACAGGAACTGGAATGCTAAACTGGTCGACTTTGGGCTGGTGACGCAACTCAGTCATACCCAAACCTCGCGTAATATGGACAATATCCGTGGGACTAGAGCATACATCGACCCCGCATATCTGGAGAGTGGCAAGGTATCTGAGCAATGTGATGTCTACAGCTTAGGCGTGGTACTGCTTGAGATTGTCTGTGgtacaaaaccatccatcctgcaAAGTAGTGATAAGCACAGCCTTATTGAGATGGTCCAGGACTGTGATCGGAGCAACAGAATTCTTGATGCAGCTGATAAAGGGCTCAGGGGGCAGTTCGATAAGAAGATCGAAGCTGTGTTGCGGCTCGGGCTCCAGTGTGTCCTCCCAGATCACCATAATCGTCCACATGCTGGAAGAGTGAGGGATCGCTTAATGGAGCTGCTGGAGAACGGGAAGGTAGCTTTCTCAACCCCCCAACCAAGTGAAGAGCAATTCG GTACTCGTACAGTTACACCAGTTCCGGCGGCTTCATTACCAGCAGGTTGGTTTTGGCGCGGCAGACACAAGTCACAGAGAAAACATAAAACACAAG AAAAGGAAAATGGTCAACAAAGTTATTCAGAAGTGAACGTTCCAAGGCATTTTACTTATGAGGAATTGGCACAAGCAACTAGTAACTTCAACGAGTATAGAAAGCTTGGAGAGGGTGCTTTTGGTGCTGTCTATGGAGGTACACTTGCAGGCATAGATAGGACTGTGGCGATTAAAAAGATCCGAGAAACAACATCAAACCAAACAAAAATGGCCTTTCATAATGAAATTAAAATTATGAGGCAGATGCATCATCGGAACATTTTAAGTCTAAAGGGTTGGTGTGAGGAAGACAAGCATCTACTGGTCATCTACGAAATGACGGAGAACGGTAGCCTTGAGGACCTTCTTTACCCTAAGAATGGTGCCATGGATACGGCAGTTCATTTTGGAACATACAATAACACACGTCCATCTTCACCCCTAAGTTGGTTGACAAG GCGCAATATACTAATTGGTATAGCCTCTGGTCTAGCATACCTCCATAATGAATGTCCGGCTGCCATCGTGCATAGGGATCTCAAGCCAGCTAATGTAATGCTGGACAGGAACTGGAATGCTAAACTGGCCGATTTTGGGCTGGTGACGCAAGTCAGGCATACCGAAACCTCACGCTTTACGGACAATGTCATCGGGACAAGATCATATATCGATCCAGCTTATATGGACACAGGCAAAGTATCTGGGCAATGTGATGTCTACAGCTTAGGCGTGGTGTTGCTTGAAACTATTTGCGGTGAAAAGCCAATCATCCTGCAAGGTGGCAACAAGAACAGCCTTATTGAGAAAGTCCGAGAATGTGATGATAACAATAGAATTCTCGATGCAGCCGACAAAGGTCTCAAGGGGCAGTTCGACAAGGAGATCAAAGCTGCGTTGCGGCTCGGGCTCCAGTGTGTCTCCCCAGATAATCGTCCACATGCCGGAAGAGTGAGGGATCGCTTAACGAAACTGCTGGAGTATGGGAATACATCAGAAGAAACTAAAGAAGCTAGCACCGTGAACCTGGAGGCTTTATCTCGCAG GTGCATACTGCAAGGTGAAGGATCGATAATGGCAACTCAAACCTATGGATTCGATGAAGCCCCACAGTCCGCAGGCTCTATGCTCTCCAGCTCAAG CAGAGACAATGACATGGCTAGCAAATTGCAAAATACAACATGTCTAACGATCCGAGTACTGCAAGAAATCACCGATAATTTCTCCGAGAAGCGGAAAATTGGCCAAGGCGCTTGTGGAAAGGTCTATCGG GCAGAGCTTCAAAACGGAAAAGAAATTGCTGTGAAGGTTCTTTACAATAATGTGGTAATGATTGATGATGTACAATTCCAACGTGAATTTGAAAACCTTATGAGGCTGGAGCATCACAACATTGTAAGGTTAGTTGGCTATTGCTATGAAACACAACATCAACCTATTCAGCACATGGGAGGAATAGTTTTTGCTGAAATGACATACAAAGCGCTCTGTTTCGAGTATATGCAAAATGGAAGCCTTGAAGAACACCTTTCTG ATGAAGGTGATGGACTTGAGTGGCACACATGTTACAACATTATCAAGGGGGCCTGGAAGGGTTTACAATACCTTCATAAAGGATCTGATAAACCAATTTACCATTTAGACCTGAAACCAGGCAATATATTGTTAGACAAGAACATGGTACCAAAGCTTGCGGATTTTGGTTTATCAAAGCTCATGGGTGATCAACAATCCATAATCACAAAAACTCTTATGGGAACAAT TGGATACATGCCAAAGGAATACTTCATTGGAAACATCGTGTCGAACAAGTTTGACATATTCAGCTTGGGTGTTGTAATGATAAAGATAATTGCAGGCCGTGAAGGCCATTCAAAAAGTGTCGACATGTCCCGCCGGAAGTTTCTTGATCTG GTACAAAGAAACTGGAGGGACAAGATGCAGGAAACATGTCTAGCTAGGAGGCTGCTGGAAGCATACTGCAAACAAGTTAACGTGTGCACTGAGATTGCACTGAGTTGCATGGATACTGATAGACACAAAAGGCCAAATATAGTGGATATCATCCATCAACTAAATGGCACCGAAGCTGTGATTGACAGG GTGAGGTCGGACGCATTGACAAGAAGCGAAGTGGCTTTAGGTCATGACACCACAAGGGCATCACGAAGAGGTGGAGGAGATGCCGCGCACCGGCTCGGCACGGCATGGGGATGGAGATGGAGAGAACAACGAAAGCTGTAG